One genomic window of Conger conger chromosome 9, fConCon1.1, whole genome shotgun sequence includes the following:
- the LOC133136229 gene encoding uncharacterized protein LOC133136229, translating to MDSKLVYAVALVIGCWVLAAKGLKINSTHTVGALTTTISRDGCGQTKTCLETPVNCDPSSNSTCLFVAPSVPISRDDDGWSFASLIPKFRKEHKAGWSFNTDIEFELRGDSENYIVLLLSSDNNLGTGDSGVVCAQYQNMSRFFTVTYNNGSLTVVDFEGVNNVLASLNRNVIQCTFTLLANSTGRPANFYVFAGNGMFSNGVLGDPEITLMRNSSVDLTNVPSQNIPVGALNAAITRDTCGRTKLCEEVPADCDPSGNGDCLFVSAATATTNRPSGINIAFELRGNTSGYVVLILSPDMIQGGGDESFVCAQFNNTLRFFTASFDNGALTMTNRTGAVGNALASLNGTVIRCTFTALGLNATARRSPDSSFYVFAGTGEYDGVSLGDPVIRLSSNGSLDLTNSTSNLPGGNGGAGLHPTSLVLLVLLSALISRLV from the exons ATGGACAGCAAACTGGTTTATGCCGTTGCCTTGGTGATAGGATGTTGGGTGCTGGCAGCCAAAGGCCTCAAGATCAACTCAACCCACACTGTGGGAGCTCTTACC ACCACCATCAGTCGTGACGGCTGTGGCCAGACAAAGACTTGCTTGGAGACTCCAGTGAACTGTGACCCCAGCAGCAACAGTACCTGCCTGTTCGTCGCTCCCTCCGTTCCCATCTCCAGGGATGATGACGGATGGAGCTTCGCTTCCCTTATTCCCAAATTCAGGAAAGAGCACAAGGCCGGATGGAGCTTCAACACCGATATCGAATTTGAGCTGCGCGGAGACTCCGAAAACTACATTGTCCTTCTTCTGTCCTCCGATAATAATCTG GGAACGGGCGATAGCGGCGTCGTCTGCGCACAGTACCAGAACATGAGCCGTTTCTTCACCGTGACCTACAACAACGGATCACTGACTGTGGTGGAT tttgaAGGAGTCAATAATGTCCTGGCCTCACTCAATAGAAATGTGATTCAATGCACCTTTACTCTTCTGGCGAATTCCACAGGCAGGCCAGCAAACTTCTACGTCTTCGCTGGCAATGGGATGTTCAGCAATG GAGTCCTGGGGGATCCTGAAATTACCCTTATGAGAAACAGCAGTGTGGACCTGACCAATGTGCCATCTCAGAACATCCCTGTGGGAGCTCTCAAT GCCGCCATAACTCGTGACACATGTGGCCGGACGAAGCTTTGCGAGGAGGTTCCAGCGGACTGTGATCCCAGCGGAAATGGTGACTGCCTGTTTGTCTCCGCTGCCACTGCCACCACCAACAGACCCTCCGGTATCAATATCGCCTTCGAGCTGCGTGGAAACACCAGCGGCTACGTTGTCCTCATTCTGTCCCCCGACATGATTCAG GGAGGAGGTGATGAGTCCTTTGTCTGCGCACAGTTCAATAATACCCTCAGGTTCTTCACTGCCTCCTTCGACAATGGAGCACTGACCATGACCAACAGG acggGAGCTGTCGGTAACGCCCTGGCTTCACTCAATGGAACTGTCATCCGATGCAccttcactgcactggggcTGAATGCCACAGCCAGACGATCCCCTGACTCCTCCTTCTACGTCTTTGCTGGCACAGGGGAATACGATGGTG TAAGCCTTGGGGATCCTGTAATTAGGCTTTCGAGCAACGGCAGTCTGGACCTCACCAACAGCACCAGCAACCTGCCAGGGGGCAATGGTGGAGCTGGCCTGCACCCCACATCTCTGG TTTTGTTGGTCCTGCTCAGTGCCTTGATCTCTCGTCTGGTGtga
- the LOC133136230 gene encoding uncharacterized protein LOC133136230, translating into MDSRLIYAVALVIGCWVLAAKGLMINSTHPVGALTAPIGRAGCGQTKTCLETPADCDPEGNSPCLFVSGSRTNGPGFTPEIAIELRGDSENYIVMIASSDNTEGGGDVAFVCAQYNNTQHFFATTFDNGSLTLNNNIMVSNVLASFNENVIRCTFTVPGLNAAQYIFAGNGNFSNGLLGDPEITLRSNGSVDPISTNMPSPSQNMNTIPVGALNAAISRDTCGQTKLCEEVPADCDPSGNGNCLFVSAATATTTRPSGINIAFELRGNTSGYVVLILSPDMNQGGGDESFVCAQFNNTLRFFTASFDNGALTMTNRMGAVSNALASLNGTVIRCTFTALGLNATARRSPDSSFYVFAGTGEYDGVSLGDPVISLASNSSLDLTNSTSNLPGCNGGAGLHPTSLVLLVLLSALISRLV; encoded by the exons ATGGACAGCAGACTGATTTATGCCGTTGCCTTGGTGATAGGATGTTGGGTGCTGGCAGCCAAAGGCCTCATGATCAACTCCACCCACCCAGTGGGAGCTCTTACC GCCCCCATCGGTCGTGCCGGCTGTGGCCAGACGAAGACTTGCTTGGAGACCCCAGCGGACTGTGACCCCGAAGGCAACAGTCCCTGCCTGTTTGTCTCTGGCTCCAGGACCAACGGGCCCGGCTTCACTCCCGAAATTGCCATCGAGCTGCGTGGAGACTCTGAAAACTACATTGTCATGATTGCGTCCTCCGATAACACTGAG GGAGGGGGAGATGTGGCCTTTGTCTGCGCACAGTacaataacacacagcactTCTTCGCCACGACCTTTGACAATGGATCACTGACCCTCAACAAT AATATAATGGTCAGTAATGTCCTGGCCTCATTCAATGAAAATGTGATCCGATGCACCTTCACTGTCCCGGGATTGAATGCCGCCCAATACATTTTCGCCGGCAATGGGAACTTCAGCAATG GACTCCTGGGGGATCCTGAAATTACCCTTAGGAGCAACGGCAGTGTGGACCCGATCAGCACCAATATGCCTTCTCCATCGCAGAACATGAATACCATCCCTGTGGGAGCTCTCAAT GCAGCCATAAGTCGTGATACATGTGGCCAAACGAAGCTTTGCGAGGAGGTTCCAGCGGACTGTGACCCCAGCGGAAATGGTAACTGCCTGTTTGTCTCCGCCGCCACTGCCACCACCACCAGACCCTCCGGCATCAATATTGCCTTCGAGCTACGTGGAAACACCAGCGGCTACGTTGTCCTCATTCTGTCCCCCGACATGAATCAG GGAGGAGGTGATGAATCCTTTGTCTGCGCACAGTTCAATAATACCCTCAGGTTCTTCACTGCCTCCTTCGACAATGGAGCACTGACCATGACCAACAGG atggGAGCTGTCAGTAATGCCCTGGCTTCACTCAATGGAACTGTCATCCGATGCAccttcactgcactggggcTGAATGCCACAGCCAGACGATCCCCTGACTCCTCCTTCTACGTCTTTGCTGGCACAGGGGAATACGATGGTG TAAGCCTTGGGGATCCTGTAATTAGTCTTGCGAGCAACAGCAGTCTGGACCTCACCAACAGCACCAGCAACCTGCCAGGGTGCAATGGCGGAGCTGGCCTGCACCCCACATCTCTGG TTTTGTTGGTCCTGCTCAGTGCCTTGATCTCTCGTCTGGTTTGA
- the LOC133137871 gene encoding uncharacterized protein LOC133137871, which produces MDSKLVYAIALVIGCWVLAAKGRLMNSTHTVGALTTTISRDGCGQTKTCLETPVNCDPSGNSTCLFVSASAGWRAMPRAGWSFNTDIDYELRGDSENYIVLLLSSDNILGTGDSGVVCAQFQNMSRFFTVTYNNGSLTVVDFEGVNNVLASLNGNVIQCTFTLLANSTGRPANFYVFAGNGMFSNGVLGDPEITLMRNSSVDLTNVPSQNIPVGALNAAITRDTCGRTKLCEEVPADCDPSGNGDCLFVSAATATTNRPSGINIAFELRGNTSGYVVLILSPDMIQGGGDESFVCAQFNNTLRFFTASFDNGALTMTNRTGAVGNALASLNGTVIRCTFTALGLNATARRSPDSSFYVFAGTGEYDGVSLGDPVISLASNSSLDLTNSTSNLPGGNGGAGLHPTSLVLLVLLSALISRLV; this is translated from the exons ATGGACAGCAAACTGGTTTATGCCATTGCCTTGGTGATAGGATGTTGGGTGCTGGCAGCCAAAGGCCGCCTGATGAACTCCACCCACACTGTGGGAGCTCTTACC ACCACCATCAGTCGTGACGGCTGTGGCCAGACAAAGACTTGCTTGGAGACTCCAGTGAACTGTGACCCCAGCGGCAACAGTACCTGCCTGTTCGTCTCTGCCTCTGCCGGATGGAGGGCCATGCCGAGGGCCGGATGGAGCTTCAACACCGATATCGACTATGAGCTGCGCGGAGACTCCGAAAACTACATTGTCCTTCTTCTGTCCTCTGATAATATTCTG GGAACGGGCGATAGCGGCGTCGTCTGCGCACAGTTCCAGAACATGAGCCGCTTCTTCACCGTGACCTACAACAACGGATCACTGACTGTGGTGGAT TTTGAAGGAGTCAATAACGTCCTGGCCTCACTCAATGGAAATGTGATTCAATGCACCTTTACTCTTCTGGCGAATTCCACAGGCAGGCCAGCAAACTTCTACGTCTTCGCTGGCAATGGGATGTTCAGCAATG GAGTCCTGGGGGATCCTGAAATTACCCTTATGAGAAACAGCAGTGTGGACCTGACCAATGTGCCATCTCAGAACATCCCTGTGGGAGCTCTCAAT GCCGCCATAACTCGTGACACATGTGGCCGGACGAAGCTTTGCGAGGAGGTTCCAGCGGACTGTGATCCCAGCGGAAATGGTGACTGCCTGTTTGTCTCCGCTGCCACTGCCACCACCAACAGACCCTCCGGTATCAATATCGCCTTCGAGCTGCGTGGAAACACCAGCGGCTACGTTGTCCTCATTCTGTCCCCCGACATGATTCAG GGAGGAGGTGATGAGTCCTTTGTCTGCGCACAGTTCAATAATACCCTCAGGTTCTTCACTGCCTCCTTCGACAATGGAGCACTGACCATGACCAACAGG acggGAGCTGTCGGTAACGCCCTGGCTTCACTCAATGGAACTGTCATCCGATGCAccttcactgcactggggcTGAATGCCACAGCCAGACGATCCCCTGACTCCTCCTTCTACGTCTTTGCTGGCACAGGGGAATACGATGGTG TAAGCCTTGGGGATCCTGTAATTAGTCTTGCGAGCAACAGCAGTCTGGACCTCACCAACAGCACCAGCAACCTGCCAGGGGGCAATGGTGGAGCTGGCTTGCACCCCACATCTCTGG TTTTGTTGGTCCTGCTCAGTGCCTTGATCTCTCGTCTGGTTTGA
- the LOC133137338 gene encoding uncharacterized protein LOC133137338 has translation MDSRLIYAVALVIGCWVLAAKGLMINSTHPVGALIAPIGRAGCGQTKTCLETPADCDPEGNGPCLFVSGSRTNGPDFTPEIAIELRGDSENYIVMIASSDKTEGGGDAAFVCAQYKNAQHFFATTFDNGSLTLNNNIMVSNVLASFNENVIRCTFTVLGLNASHYIFAGNGNFSNGLLGDPEITLRSNGSVDPISTNMPSTSENMTNSNMSSTSQNMTNSNMSSTSQNMTNSNMSSTSQNMTNSNMSSTSQNMTNSNMSSTSQNMTNSNMSSTSQNMTNSNMSSPSQNMNTIPVGALNAAISRAACGQTKLCEEVPADCDPSGNGNCLFVSATTATTTRPSGINIAFELRGNTSGYVALILSPDMNQGGGDESFVCAQFNNTLRFFTASFDNGALTMTNRTGAVSNALASLNGTVIRCTFTALGLNATASRSPDSSFYVFAGTGEYDGVSLGDPVIRLSSNGSLDLTNTTSNLPGGNGGAGLHPTSLVLLVLLSALISRLV, from the exons ATGGACAGCAGACTGATTTATGCCGTTGCCTTGGTGATAGGATGTTGGGTGCTGGCAGCCAAAGGCCTCATGATCAACTCCACCCACCCAGTGGGAGCTCTTATC GCCCCCATCGGTCGTGCCGGCTGTGGCCAGACGAAGACTTGCTTGGAGACCCCAGCGGACTGTGACCCCGAAGGCAACGGTCCCTGCCTGTTTGTCTCTGGCTCCAGGACCAACGGGCCCGACTTCACTCCCGAGATTGCCATCGAGCTGCGTGGAGACTCTGAAAACTACATTGTCATGATTGCGTCCTCCGATAAGACTGAG GGAGGGGGAGATGCGGCCTTTGTCTGCGCACAGTACAAAAACGCACAGCACTTTTTCGCCACGACCTTTGACAATGGATCACTGACCCTCAACAAT AATATAATGGTCAGTAATGTCCTGGCCTCATTCAATGAAAATGTGATCCGATGCACCTTCACTGTCCTGGGATTGAATGCCTCCCACTACATTTTCGCCGGCAATGGGAACTTCAGCAATG GACTCCTGGGGGATCCTGAAATTACCCTTAGGAGCAACGGCAGTGTGGACCCGATCAGCACCAATATGCCTTCAACATCTGAGAACATGACCAACAGCAACATGTCTTCAACATCTCAGAACATGACCAACAGCAACATGTCTTCAACATCTCAGAACATGACCAACAGCAACATGTCTTCAACATCTCAGAACATGACCAACAGCAACATGTCTTCAACATCTCAGAACATGACCAACAGCAACATGTCTTCAACATCTCAGAACATGACCAACAGCAACATGTCTTCAACATCTCAGAACATGACCAACAGCAACATGTCTTCTCCATCGCAGAACATGAATACCATCCCTGTGGGAGCTCTCAAT GCCGCCATAAGTCGTGCCGCTTGTGGCCAGACAAAGCTTTGCGAGGAGGTTCCAGCGGACTGTGATCCCAGCGGAAATGGTAACTGCCTGTTTGTCTCCGCCACCACTGCCACCACCACCAGACCCTCCGGCATCAATATCGCCTTCGAGCTGCGTGGAAACACCAGCGGCTACGTTGCCCTCATTCTGTCCCCCGACATGAATCAG GGAGGAGGTGATGAGTCCTTTGTCTGCGCACAGTTCAATAATACCCTCAGGTTCTTCACTGCCTCCTTCGACAATGGAGCACTGACCATGACCAACAGG acggGAGCTGTCAGTAATGCCCTGGCTTCACTCAATGGAACTGTCATCCGATGCAccttcactgcactggggcTGAATGCCACAGCCAGCCGATCCCCTGACTCCTCCTTCTACGTCTTTGCTGGCACAGGGGAATACGATGGTG TAAGCCTTGGGGATCCTGTAATTAGGCTTTCGAGCAACGGCAGTCTGGACCTCACCAACACCACCAGCAACCTGCCAGGGGGCAATGGCGGAGCTGGCCTGCACCCCACATCTCTGG TTTTGTTGGTCCTGCTCAGTGCCTTGATCTCTCGTCTGGTTTGA